The following coding sequences are from one Paenibacillus tundrae window:
- a CDS encoding ABC transporter ATP-binding protein: METANESMISLQDSVLDVHISEAGYEAGQSTIRNIHIHVSSGELVGIIGPNGAGKSTTIKTMLGLLEHANYEVRIGGKGRYAYIPEQPVFYEYMTLWEHLDLAAAAYEMEEDIFITRAEELLVRFGMDHVRDDLPASFSKGMRQKMMLMIGFLSSPDVYIVDEPFIGLDPRATKDFLKLLDEERLRGAGVLMSTHVLDTAERICDRFILIHAGHSAAEGTLDEIRAVAELPEASLFDCFDILTS; the protein is encoded by the coding sequence ATGGAGACAGCAAATGAAAGCATGATATCTCTTCAAGATTCTGTGTTAGATGTACATATTAGTGAAGCTGGTTATGAGGCAGGGCAGTCTACGATCCGAAACATCCATATTCATGTGTCATCAGGTGAGTTGGTGGGCATCATTGGCCCAAACGGAGCGGGTAAAAGTACCACGATTAAGACGATGTTAGGTCTACTTGAACATGCCAATTATGAGGTGAGGATTGGGGGAAAGGGGCGTTACGCGTATATTCCGGAACAGCCTGTATTTTACGAATATATGACGCTGTGGGAACATCTTGATCTGGCTGCTGCTGCATATGAAATGGAAGAGGATATATTCATTACTAGAGCAGAAGAGCTGCTGGTTCGATTCGGCATGGATCATGTTCGAGATGATCTGCCCGCCAGCTTCTCCAAAGGCATGCGTCAGAAAATGATGCTGATGATCGGATTTCTCTCCTCCCCGGATGTATATATTGTAGACGAGCCCTTCATTGGTTTAGATCCGCGTGCGACGAAGGATTTCCTGAAGCTACTGGACGAGGAACGCTTGCGGGGTGCAGGGGTTCTGATGTCGACACATGTGTTAGATACGGCGGAGCGGATATGTGATCGTTTTATCCTCATCCATGCAGGACACTCGGCTGCAGAAGGAACACTAGATGAGATTCGGGCTGTGGCAGAGCTGCCAGAAGCATCGTTATTTGACTGTTTTGACATACTGACTTCCTGA